A window of the Podospora bellae-mahoneyi strain CBS 112042 chromosome 6, whole genome shotgun sequence genome harbors these coding sequences:
- a CDS encoding hypothetical protein (EggNog:ENOG503NVQV; COG:O; BUSCO:EOG09260274), which produces MGLGTPKAGFGGFGGVASTSPTLSYLTPPPDFSEIPLEVVVSFKSLLKKASATKEKALQDILAHEQNRSSDTNGPEESVIQAFVQLYPRLSIDDSARVRELSHQVLIQLLNSAKKRIAKHLPLFVGPWLAGTFDRDRRVSKAASEGLASFLQTKEKEVAFWKSVQVRALDYATTSLKETPTSLSDERSTTKQDSDAKYYRVVGASVCLTLNLLAKGGLDTLKDGIAVYLEVDALWSLAKAEDPFVRRSFYHLIRSILDTAPELLKPRLQQLGRALIADSFKGNQSGSATDFLKALTALTRRYSQVWGTQQHPVQRLEKFVSRGSQGGSDEYWRASGQLLSVLTDKFPSPSLDIVSALLGSIRKGIFDRLETRSGRQQAFDMYAHAVELYLPALVPDAEFVKDNVSSLTRQFLHPNPEVSTPSPQQPEILVQLWQALFRHPGSEVRQTAESQWQNIVDEFLSRVSNSLPEVSERYQASQLAVAAEGERWFSVLSKFSKAASLDDLAVSSSTRIIQSALDLLLRRNFKPFGCAAILQSAYRYCPGIYRGIDTTSMIFPANGNEHARTLVTTPSLPYIISDLHETAGDRLEEIWGLLFAASTQISDRGASISAVKTLVSIPSTFKFVQDLPQAQQFLISVWSEFAKSDDLGAPWAQLAETSLDFNTLTVESIKTITTTVIGLLEEPSSRAPALQALDLVLTHAPESSIIDDDLSVRLITTLLALTEISDTPIAEKAKGLFQLLQHRPTESPPLFRILASQLHEAGPASLDIDTLVAQAVAAVQFKVLPAEDVFPSTVAWQTELSWFLNTPNPSLSLTSSMDGSYFLVQGSESTNKPSPCRDSKGRSSPARMALFTAKLLSSGVELSSLPLDFQLELIYLLCVTNMLAADQLALSEENRLWRNIRGQDTDDEIQEYTELASNEVSNIVAASVNWRDLDMSGDSLVERLVNFMLQTARGFNAAAFYTAKALAALLQALVKAYGPLAKLEEWLSKLSLSRVTPDSTFVAAAILVGLNDALASSKTISTLCARLFSEIPGYSIGSPRTLPSLVLLNLCLAVYDESQIPVEPRKQVLVLQQVTKWTDSPEEMDYRLAAETCKAITKIFPNVKEVYGPFWEKSIRYCLWLWGQAARDDTSNRLPYIYASLKLMQALKSAEEVNDDLEDALAENKRAESEALIALLSVPHDAPATLPSQLVDALLSRTVSKIPNVKLGELSDVYQAVASPSRDIQKAAFGLLHRTIPAAQEEISVNVIIEKKPANLPAELLSLLLNAPSPDDYTDEELYQFPAPVRSYLLTWHLVFDAYSKASYRVRSDYTENLKKDDLISPLLGFLADVLGHALARAIDLDKEGFTPEHVRSYSIDLADSEPAERDMNWLLIHLFYLILKYVPGLFKSWYLDCSSKQTKVAIQSWMGRFFSPLIISDLLDEVTEWSANQGDLEGGTDAEALEIKVNKPVREITASYPVDDDFGTIQIVVPQSYPLEPVDVMSVKRVAIKEDKWQSWLKGIKAVIMFGNCSLVDGLMAFRRNISLAVKDQEECAICYSIVAQDKSLPDKKCGTCNHYFHRYCLYKWFHNSGKNTCPLCRNPIDYLGSDTSKRKGGR; this is translated from the exons ATGGGACTGGGTACACCAAAAGCTGGCtttgggggatttggaggggtCGCATCAACTTCGCCAACACTGTCCTATCTTACACCTCCACCCGACTTCTCGGAAATCCCATTAGAGGTAGTTGTGTCCTTTAAGAGCctgttgaagaaggcaagCGCCACCAAAGAGAAGGCGTTGCAAGACATCCTAGCACATGAGCAAAACCGGTCCTCTGACACCAATGGCCCAGAGGAGTCAGTGATACAAGCATTT GTCCAACTCTACCCTCGGCTATCCATCGATGACTCTGCAAGAGTACGCGAGCTTTCGCACCAAGTCCTGATCCAGCTGCTCAACTCCGCAAAGAAGCGCATCGCGAAACACCTTCCATTGTTCGTAGGGccttggctggctgggacATTTGACAGAGACAGGCGCGTCTCCAAAGCCGCGAGCGAGGGGCTTGCTTCATTTCTacaaacaaaagagaaagaggtgGCTTTTTGGAAGTCTGTTCAAGTCCGAGCCCTGGACTATGCGACGACTTCTTTGAAGGAAACGCCCACGTCGCTCAGTGATGAACGCTCGACAACCAAACAAGACTCTGATGCCAAGTACTACCGAGTAGTTGGCGCAAGTGTTTGCTTGACACTGAATCTGTTGGCAAAAGGAGGACTTGATACTCTGAAGGATGGCATTGCGGTATACCTGGAGGTCGATGCACTCTGGTCTTTGGCCAAAGCGGAAGATCCATTTGTACGGCGGTCATTCTATCATTTAATTCGATCAATCCTGGACACAGCCCCTGAGCTCTTGAAACCAAGACTGCAACAGTTGGGACGGGCGTTGATCGCAGACAGCTTCAAAGGCAACCAATCTGGGTCTGCAACAGACTTTCTCAAGGCGCTGACAGCTTTGACCCGCCGATATTCCCAAGTATGGGGCACACAGCAACACCCCGTTCAGAGGCTGGAGAAGTTTGTCTCCCGTGGTTCACAAGGTGGATCTGATGAGTACTGGCGCGCTTCAGGCCAGCTCCTGTCGGTGCTGACAGATAAGTTCCCGTCACCGTCGTTGGACATCGTGTCCGCGCTTCTGGGCTCCATTAGAAAGGGAATATTTGATCGGCTGGAAACCCGTTCTGGTCGCCAACAGGCGTTCGACATGTATGCACACGCTGTCGAACTTTACCTACCAGCACTTGTACCGGACGCCGAGTTTGTGAAGGACAACGTCTCATCTCTCACACGACAGTTCTTGCACCCAAATCCTGAAGTTTCTACACCATCTCCACAACAGCCCGAAATTCTTGTTCAGCTTTGGCAAGCTTTGTTTCGGCACCCCGGTAGTGAAGTCCGCCAGACCGCGGAATCACAGTGGCAAAATATTGTCGACGAGTTCCTCTCGAGAGTATCGAATTCCCTGCCTGAGGTCTCAGAACGGTACCAAGCCTCTCAGCTTGCAGTAGCAGCGGAAGGGGAACGATGGTTTTCTGTACTCTCCAAGTTTTCCAAAGCTGCATCCCTCGATGACCTTGCCGTCTCTTCGTCGACCAGGATCATACAAAGCGCTTTGGATTTGCTGCTCAGGCGAAACTTCAAGCCCTTTGGGTGTGCCGCCATCTTGCAGTCGGCATATCGATATTGCCCTGGCATTTACCGTGGCATCGACACGACATCCATGATCTTCCCAGCGAACGGAAACGAGCATGCACGAACTTTGGTCACAACCCCTTCACTGCCTTACATCATTTCCGACCTCCATGAAACAGCCGGCGATCGTCTTGAAGAAATTTGGGGCCTGCTTTTTGCGGCTTCTACCCAGATATCGGATCGCGGAGCAAGCATTTCGGCAGTCAAAACGTTGGTCTCGATACCCTCCACATTCAAGTTTGTCCAGGACCTCCCGCAAGCCCAGCAGTTCCTCATCTCAGTGTGGTCAGAGTTTGCGAAATCTGATGATTTGGGTGCTCCTTGGGCCCAGCTAGCAGAAACCTCTTTGGACTTCAATACTTTGACAGTCGAGTCCATCAAAACAATTACTACCACCGTAATCGGCCTATTGGAGGAGCCATCGTCCCGTGCACCTGCTCTTCAAGCCCTAGACTTGGTCCTTACACATGCGCCTGAGAGCTCCATCATTGATGACGATCTATCGGTGCGCCTCATCACTACTTTGCTTGCCCTCACCGAGATTTCCGATACACCTATCGCCGAGAAGGCCAAAGGATTGTTCCAGTTGCTACAGCATCGGCCAACAGAATCTCCACCACTTTTCAGAATCCTCGCCAGCCAGCTCCATGAAGCAGGTCCTGCATCTCTTGA CATCGACACATTGGTTGCTCAAGCGGTTGCCGCTGTCCAGTTCAAGGTCCTTCCGGCCGAGGATGTTTTTCCAAGTACTGTGGCCTGGCAAACCGAGCTCTCCTGgttcctcaacacccccaatCCGTCTTTGTCGTTGACTAGCAGTATGGATGGATCGTACTTCCTCGTCCAGGGCAGCGAAAGTACGAACAAGCCGTCACCATGTCGCGACAGCAAAGGCCGTTCTTCCCCTGCAAGAATGGCACTTTTCACGGCGAAGTTGCTATCATCCGGTGTCGAGCTCTCGTCTTTGCCTCTGGACTTTCAACTGGAACTGATCTATCTCCTCTGCGTGACTAACATGCTCGCGGCCGATCAGCTCGCACTGTCGGAGGAAAACCGGCTATGGAGGAATATCCGTGGTCAAGACACCGATGACGAGATTCAGGAATACACAGAACTTGCCTCAAATGAGGTCAGCAACATTGTCGCTGCGTCTGTGAACTGGCGAGACCTTGACATGTCAGGAGACAGCCTGGTAGAACGACTTGTCAACTTCATGCTCCAGACAGCCCGGGGCTTCAATGCTGCTGCCTTTTACACTGCCAAGGCTCTCGCTGCTCTCCTTCAAGCACTGGTCAAGGCTTACGGACCTTTGGCTAAGTTGGAGGAATGGCTGAGCAAACTCAGCCTTTCCCGCGTCACACCTGACTCGACGTTTGTTGCAGCCGCTATACTTGTCGGTCTGAATGATGCATTGGCTTCTTCCAAGACCATCAGCACACTCTGTGCTCGCCTGTTCAGTGAGATCCCAGGATACTCCATTGGATCTCCCCGCACACTTCCATCGTTGGTCTTGCTGAATCTTTGCCTGGCTGTCTATGATGAGAGTCAAATACCAGTGGAGCCACGCAAACAGGTTCTCGTGTTGCAGCAGGTGACCAAGTGGACCGACTCCCCAGAGGAGATGGACTACAGGCTTGCGGCTGAGACCTGCAAAGCCATAACTAAGATCTTCCCCAACGTCAAGGAGGTTTACGGACCATTTTGGGAGAAGTCAATTCGGTACTGTCTTTGGCTGTGGGGTCAGGCTGCGCGCGATGATACGAGCAATCGCCTCCCGTACATCTACGCATCGCTCAAGCTGATGCAAGCGCTAAAATCGGCTGAGGAGGTTAACGATGACCTTGAGGATGCACTTGCAGAAAATAAAAGGGCCGAGTCCGAGGCCCTGATCGCCCTCCTGAGTGTACCGCACGATGCGCCAGCCACATTGCCCAGTCAGCTTGTTGATGCACTCTTATCGCGGACGGTTTCGAAGATCCCCAACGTCAAGCTTGGCGAACTATCCGATGTTTACCAGGCAGTTGCGTCACCGTCTAGAGATATCCAAAAGGCTGCGtttggccttctccatcgGACTATCCCCGCAGCCCAGGAAGAAATCAGCGTTAATGTCATCATTGAGAAGAAGC CTGCCAATCTTCCCGCTGAGCTTCTGTCGCTGCTCCTCAACGCACCGAGCCCCGATGACTATACGGATGAAGAGCTTTACCAGTTTCCAGCTCCAGTCCGATCTTACCTTCTGACATGGCATCTAGTCTTTGATGCGTACAGCAAGGCTTCATACCGGGTTCGCAGCGACTACACCGAGAATCTCAAGAAGGATGATCTCATCAGTCCACTActgggcttcttggccgaTGTCCTTGGTCATGCTCTGGCCAGGGCCATTGACCTGGACAAAGAAGGCTTCACGCCCGAGCATGTCCGCTCTTACAGCATCGACTTGGCTGACTCGGAACCTGCTGAGCGTGATATGAACTGGTTACTCATCCACCTGTTCTACCTGATCCTGAAGTATGTTCCTGGTCTGTTCAAGTCATGGTATCTTGACTGCTCTTCCAAGCAGACCAAGGTCGCGATTCAGTCGTGGATGGGTCGGTTCTTCTCGCCGTTGATTATTTCTGACCTGTTGGATGAAGTGACTGAGTGGTCTGCCAACCAAGGCGACCTCGAAGGCGGGACAGATGCGGAAGCCCTCGAGATCAAGGTTAACAAGCCTGTCCGAGAGATCACTGCCTCCTACCCGGTGGATGACGACTTTGGCACGATCCAGATCGTCGTGCCTCAGTCGTACCCGTTGGAGCCTGTCGATGTCATGAGCGTCAAGCGCGTGGCTATCAAGGAGGACAAGTGGCAGTCTTGGTTGAAGGGCATCAAAGCTGTCATTATGTTTGGCAACTGTAGCTTGGTGGATGGATTGATGGCGTTCCGGCGAAATATCTCGCTTGCGGTGAAGGACCAGGAGGAGTGCGCGATTTGCTACTCGATCGTGGCGCAGGACAAGAGCTTGCCGGACAAGAAGTGCGGGACGTGCAATCACTACTTTCATCGGTATTGTTTGTACAAGTGGTTCCATAACAGCGGAAAGAATACTTGCCCGCTGTGCAGGAATCCGATTGACTATTTGGGGTCGGATACTtcgaagaggaagggggggaggtag
- a CDS encoding hypothetical protein (COG:T; EggNog:ENOG503P3NH) — translation MAFMLAPCPLWSCSAFIPHSRIFYVNQLHSAVSRVCFVRVAHLKPLLAFKPSPTVLQPRHHFSSLVDRYTLHSKMAPQFKYSPSNLDHVEDLEKYWRGGFHPVHIGDKLDKVNTTTYRYEVIHKLGYGGFSTVWLANNLIEGGYFALKIVCASQSSYGPAPSVKAILDSHPARIFVTEIRRFAISGPNGNHICQVLPLTGPSLLSLSRVPYRLRPAACKTLGRQAAQALAFLHKKGICHGDYTASNLVLAVSPAFHRLTKPQLLQLLGTPVQDLVHPTGPKTTSAPKYVVQPADLSKLGSSYLTETLMVVDFDQIFGFGKTLPSGVPRSPGFNLGTPLVYLAPEVIIEGAAGPGSDIWALGCTLFRMRAGMQLLTEWHSNIASNVLEDIFDVVMGRPPSKWKRLQFGKNGWPVASPRSGSDKAIDTLEFGQEAPDPEEDLKAKVCGIWDENRSRLGAALKPNESPIFWKVDPNVVPHWGNVEGGFPHIPPAEASQFLDLLMRTFDYDLKRRITADDILKHPWVAGVKR, via the exons ATGGCTTTTATGCTGGCTCCGTGTCCTTTGTGGTCGTGTTCTGCTTTTATCCCACATTCGCGAATATTTTATGTTAACCAGCTTCACAGCGCGGTGTCACGTGTTTGTTTTGTCAGAGTGGCACATCTCAAGCCCTTGTTGGCATTTAAACCGTCACCCACTGTATTACAACCTCGACATCACTTCAGCAGCCTTGTTGATAGATATACCCTGCACTCCAAAATGGCGCCCCAATTCAAATATTCCCCATCCAACCTGGATCACGTCGAAGATCTCGAGAAATATTGGAGGGGCGGTTTCCATCCCGTCCACATCGGCGACAAGCTTGATAAAGTCAACACAACGACATATCGCTACGAGGTTATCCACAAGCTTGGTTATGGCGGCTTCTCAACAGTCTGGCTAGCTAACAATCTCATAGAGGGCGGTTACTTTGCCCTCAAGATTGTGTGCGCCTCTCAAAGCTCTTATGGTCCCGCGCCGTCGGTCAAGGCTATCCTCGACAGCCATCCCGCCAGGATCTTTGTTACGGAGATTCGTCGTTTTGCCATCTCGGGTCCAAATGGGAACCACATCTGTCAGGTTCTTCCATTGACAGGACCGAGCTTATTGTCCTTGAGTCGAGTCCCCTATCGTCTTCGCCCTGCTGCCTGCAAGACACTTGGTCGACAGGCTGCTCAGGCCCTTGCATTTCTTCACAAAAAGGGAATCTGCCATGGTG ACTATACCGCGTCCAATCTGGTGTTGGCCGTCTCACCCGCTTTTCACCGACTGACCAAACCacagctcctccaacttcttgGAACTCCTGTTCAGGATCTGGTACATCCCACCGGCCCTAAAACAACATCTGCGCCAAAATACGTTGTGCAACCAGCGGATCTGTCCAAGCTTGGGTCCTCGTATCTCACAGAGACTCTAATGGTTGTCGACTTTGACCAGATATTTGGTTTCGGCAAAACTCTCCCGAGCGGAGTACCACGCAGCCCCGGCTTCAATCTCGGCACCCCTCTGGTCTATCTTGCCCCTGAGGTGATCATAGAAGGGGCCGCCGGTCCAGGGTCAGACATCTGGGCACTAGGATGCACTCTGTTTCGCATGAGGGCGGGCATGCAGCTGCTGACGGAGTGGCATTCCAACATTGCGTCCAATGTCCTTGAGGATATCTTTGATGTGGTCATGGGTCGACCGCCGTCGAAGTGGAAGAGACTTCAGTTCGGGAAGAATGGTTGGCCTGTGGCGTCGCCTAGGTCGGGCAGTGACAAGGCTATTGATACTCTCGAGTTTGGGCAAGAGGCGCCAGATCCGGAGGAGGATCTCAAGGCTAAGGTGTGTGGAATCTGGGATGAGAACCGGTCAAGGTTGGGAGCTGCGCTCAAACCCAACGAGTCGCCCATCTTTTGGAAGGTCGATCCAAACGTGGTGCCGCACTGGGGGAatgttgagggggggttcCCGCATATCCCGCCTGCTGAGGCGTCGCAGTTTCTGGATTTGCTGATGAGGACTTTTGATTACGACCTAAAGAGGCGAATCACTGCTGATGATATTTTGAAGCATCCGTGGGTAGCTGGTGTTAAGAGGTAA